The following proteins come from a genomic window of Sulfoacidibacillus ferrooxidans:
- the allB gene encoding allantoinase AllB, whose amino-acid sequence MFDLVIQNGLIVTPQLTSRNDIGIVDGKIAAVGKIDRTKAREIYNADGKYVFPGFIDEHVHSRDPGLTDKEDFAHSTMSAAAGGVTTILEMPNSIPPVKDVESFDLRVRELKSKAYVDYGLWGMVLGDLNQKDLPGLAKAGVVGFKLFWGYGLNKKTLALIYNFSSADDVMMPPDEGEIYDAFRVIEQLKKPLAIHAENSYIITRLTLQERASGHIDYASFLRSRPPFSEAITIQNGIMLAKATGVHLHIVHVSSSEGLECIKSARAEGLPITGETCPHYLVLSDEDYSRLNGNMKVYPPIREKYHQNKLWEGIQSGVIQTIGSDHAPHEEKEKKGDIWTVPAGACGVQTLVPLMLHAASQGKITLNQVAALLSENPARIWGLYGQKGALSKGSDADITIVDMNVIRKLSNEELFSKNKINPFVGMEIQGAPIASFLRGIQVMEDGKAITGPIGQLIKPSTSCQSNW is encoded by the coding sequence ATGTTTGATTTAGTCATTCAAAATGGGTTGATTGTAACTCCGCAATTGACCAGTAGGAATGATATTGGAATCGTAGATGGTAAAATAGCCGCTGTTGGAAAAATAGATAGAACAAAAGCAAGAGAGATATATAATGCCGATGGGAAATATGTGTTCCCAGGTTTTATAGATGAGCACGTGCATAGCCGAGATCCAGGATTAACTGATAAGGAGGACTTCGCTCACTCGACGATGTCTGCAGCGGCAGGGGGTGTGACTACTATTTTAGAGATGCCAAATAGTATTCCTCCAGTTAAAGACGTTGAATCCTTTGACTTAAGAGTGCGAGAATTAAAATCTAAAGCATATGTAGATTATGGATTATGGGGTATGGTACTAGGAGACCTTAATCAAAAGGACTTGCCTGGATTAGCTAAAGCTGGTGTCGTAGGATTTAAGCTTTTTTGGGGATACGGATTAAATAAAAAGACACTAGCTCTTATTTACAATTTTTCAAGTGCGGATGATGTTATGATGCCTCCTGATGAAGGCGAAATTTACGATGCATTTAGAGTTATTGAACAATTAAAAAAACCATTGGCTATTCACGCTGAAAATAGTTACATCATTACACGTTTAACATTGCAGGAGCGTGCATCTGGTCATATTGATTACGCATCATTTTTACGTTCACGTCCACCTTTTTCTGAAGCGATAACGATTCAAAATGGAATAATGCTTGCTAAAGCTACAGGTGTACATCTTCATATTGTGCATGTATCTTCTAGCGAAGGTTTGGAGTGTATTAAGTCTGCGAGGGCAGAGGGGTTGCCGATTACAGGAGAGACGTGTCCTCATTATCTTGTATTATCTGATGAAGACTATTCACGATTAAATGGGAATATGAAGGTTTACCCTCCTATAAGGGAAAAATATCATCAAAATAAACTTTGGGAAGGCATTCAGAGTGGAGTGATTCAAACAATAGGATCTGATCACGCACCTCATGAAGAGAAAGAAAAGAAGGGCGATATTTGGACTGTACCTGCAGGTGCCTGTGGAGTTCAGACACTTGTTCCATTGATGTTACATGCCGCATCACAAGGAAAAATCACACTTAATCAAGTTGCTGCATTATTGTCTGAGAACCCAGCACGGATTTGGGGGTTGTATGGACAAAAGGGAGCATTAAGTAAAGGATCCGATGCAGATATTACTATAGTTGATATGAATGTCATTCGAAAGTTAAGTAATGAGGAGTTGTTTTCAAAGAATAAAATTAATCCATTTGTAGGTATGGAGATTCAGGGTGCTCCAATTGCTTCTTTTTTACGTGGGATTCAAGTGATGGAAGATGGTAAAGCAATCACAGGACCAATTGGTCAATTGATAAAGCCGTCAACGAGTTGTCAATCTAATTGGTAA
- a CDS encoding purine-cytosine permease family protein, translating to MKHSNSRDRREDYALRYVPQSFRLWHWSSIFSVLIGSSTAMFFLAWGSELTFEYGTIPTILGMVFGVIMIGSVGFFFSWIGSQTGLDSDLITRGSGYGFMGSAIASIVYSFNYIMFFAFEGSILVAALHSGIPTVPNLVWEILIGVIFIVFATWGMVFLNWLMWITLPIYILAMGIVWYHVAHMIHQIPWLSYHPAVAPSTTSGPILLQLAATVFALISMGTQGADLGRFVRPKDKGIGSFFNGYMVMGFTFLVVVLMGSYFGLELNQSNPGTYFMSVLGFGGLLIALITQVRINTVNVYSGSLAYSNFFSRVFHFTPGRQWWGVLTAILGTILMMGDIFSRMLQILTFEGVFIIAWAMSVVSDTLFNKWMLKLSPPNYEYKRAFLPHFNIVGVGSLVGALVVAIPLAFGMGGSEGVSLAPFVSAVLGLVLPPVIALITRGKTYHVNSTAQVQPSSASLSTCTHCHDQFEAIDMVYCPFHKGGICSVCCGSEAHCHDMCKTTAKNISTPLSV from the coding sequence GTGAAGCACTCAAACTCACGAGACCGTCGTGAAGACTATGCGTTACGTTATGTTCCGCAAAGTTTTCGCCTATGGCATTGGTCCAGTATTTTTAGCGTGCTAATTGGGTCCTCAACAGCCATGTTTTTCCTGGCTTGGGGAAGTGAACTAACTTTTGAATATGGCACAATACCAACCATTTTGGGAATGGTTTTTGGCGTCATTATGATTGGGTCAGTTGGATTCTTCTTTAGCTGGATTGGATCCCAAACAGGATTAGATAGTGATTTAATCACTAGAGGTAGTGGGTATGGCTTTATGGGATCAGCAATTGCCTCTATTGTTTATAGTTTTAACTATATCATGTTTTTTGCATTTGAAGGGTCTATTTTAGTTGCCGCGTTACATTCTGGAATTCCGACTGTCCCGAATTTAGTATGGGAAATTCTTATTGGGGTTATTTTTATTGTATTTGCTACGTGGGGGATGGTTTTTTTAAACTGGTTAATGTGGATTACACTTCCTATTTATATTTTAGCGATGGGTATTGTTTGGTATCATGTCGCACATATGATTCATCAAATTCCATGGTTAAGTTATCATCCGGCAGTAGCACCTTCCACTACTTCAGGTCCCATTCTTCTTCAATTAGCGGCTACTGTCTTTGCTCTCATTAGTATGGGAACACAAGGAGCGGATCTTGGTCGTTTTGTTCGTCCAAAAGACAAAGGAATTGGATCGTTTTTTAATGGCTATATGGTGATGGGATTTACTTTTCTAGTCGTTGTTTTAATGGGATCCTATTTTGGACTAGAATTGAATCAAAGTAATCCAGGCACTTACTTTATGTCCGTTTTAGGTTTTGGAGGGTTATTAATTGCTCTTATTACACAGGTGCGTATTAATACTGTCAATGTATACAGTGGATCTCTTGCATATTCAAACTTCTTCTCTCGTGTTTTCCACTTCACACCCGGACGCCAATGGTGGGGAGTTTTAACTGCTATTCTTGGAACTATCTTAATGATGGGCGATATATTTTCTCGTATGCTACAGATCCTTACATTCGAAGGAGTTTTTATTATTGCGTGGGCGATGAGTGTAGTGTCCGATACGCTATTTAATAAATGGATGCTCAAGCTAAGTCCGCCTAACTATGAATATAAACGAGCATTTCTTCCTCATTTCAATATTGTTGGAGTAGGGTCATTAGTTGGTGCTTTAGTAGTAGCAATCCCTTTAGCGTTTGGAATGGGTGGGTCTGAGGGGGTTAGTTTGGCTCCATTTGTATCAGCGGTATTAGGGTTAGTTCTTCCTCCTGTTATAGCATTGATAACTCGAGGCAAGACCTATCACGTAAATAGTACAGCACAGGTACAGCCAAGCTCAGCTTCTTTATCGACATGTACGCACTGTCACGATCAATTTGAGGCAATTGATATGGTCTATTGTCCATTTCATAAAGGGGGGATCTGTTCAGTGTGTTGTGGATCTGAGGCTCATTGCCATGATATGTGTAAAACAACAGCAAAGAATATTTCTACACCATTGTCAGTCTAA
- a CDS encoding Zn-dependent hydrolase, translating into MGKPSYHEERGLAIHFLLDVFSRFGYGANGITRLAYSESDKLAKRQFIQLCENEGMNVRVDDAGNVIARRAGVGIEKCAVACGSHLDSVINAGSYDGVLGVLAGLEVVRMLNRKNIKTKYPIEVIAFTCEESTRFGVSTIGSKAMVGLLDMNIITGLTDKTGISFEEAVRLQAFDLARFPQAHRSSDDLKAFIELHIEQGPVLEQKKKQIGVVGSIAAPTRYRLIISGEAGHSGTTTMQLRKDALVGAAEVILAVEKIATLEQHFYSVGTVGSLHVYPNSVNTIPGKVELIYEFRSNDCATKHQLNLNLLSIVNDIADRRKLTVESQLLSDESPIELNSFIGNIIKESCEKRDISFLEMASGAGHDAMNMAKLCPTGMIFVPSVRGISHQPGEFTEPFDIEAGVDILYDTMLRLAEPI; encoded by the coding sequence GTGGGAAAACCTAGTTATCATGAAGAACGCGGGTTGGCTATTCATTTTTTATTGGATGTGTTTTCACGTTTTGGATATGGGGCAAATGGGATCACTCGCTTGGCGTACTCAGAATCTGACAAATTGGCGAAAAGACAATTTATACAGTTATGTGAAAACGAAGGCATGAACGTACGTGTGGATGATGCAGGAAATGTTATTGCTAGGCGAGCTGGAGTAGGTATTGAGAAATGTGCAGTTGCTTGTGGTTCCCATTTAGATTCTGTAATTAATGCAGGAAGTTATGATGGTGTATTAGGTGTCCTAGCTGGGTTAGAAGTAGTAAGAATGCTTAATAGAAAGAACATTAAAACTAAATATCCTATTGAGGTTATTGCTTTTACTTGCGAAGAGTCAACTAGATTTGGAGTCTCGACAATTGGGAGTAAGGCAATGGTGGGACTATTAGATATGAATATCATTACGGGTCTTACTGATAAAACAGGTATATCTTTTGAGGAAGCAGTTCGCTTACAAGCATTTGATCTTGCTCGTTTTCCGCAAGCACATAGAAGCTCAGATGATTTAAAGGCATTTATTGAACTTCATATAGAGCAAGGACCTGTACTTGAACAAAAGAAAAAACAAATTGGTGTAGTCGGTTCAATTGCTGCACCCACTCGATATCGGCTTATTATCTCTGGTGAAGCTGGTCATTCTGGCACAACAACGATGCAGTTACGCAAAGATGCTTTGGTTGGTGCTGCTGAAGTAATTCTTGCTGTAGAAAAAATTGCTACCTTAGAGCAACATTTTTATTCTGTGGGGACTGTCGGATCACTTCATGTATACCCCAATTCAGTTAATACAATCCCTGGGAAAGTGGAACTGATTTATGAATTTAGAAGTAATGACTGTGCAACTAAGCATCAATTAAATCTAAATTTACTTTCAATTGTTAATGACATCGCTGATCGTAGAAAACTTACAGTTGAAAGTCAGCTGTTAAGTGATGAATCGCCTATTGAACTAAATTCATTCATAGGAAATATAATCAAAGAGTCTTGTGAAAAACGAGATATATCCTTTTTAGAAATGGCAAGTGGAGCGGGACATGATGCTATGAATATGGCAAAACTATGTCCTACAGGTATGATTTTTGTTCCATCTGTGCGAGGTATTAGTCATCAGCCCGGAGAGTTTACGGAACCTTTTGATATAGAAGCAGGGGTGGATATTCTTTACGATACGATGCTTCGTTTAGCAGAACCGATATAA
- a CDS encoding MFS transporter has protein sequence MLEAAIERTNIIEVSQTEKRRNIWAAGLGYLADGLDQLIISYTLPAIVATFALTTIQAGSIATATMIGTWLGAYVFGFLADYFGRVKTFTYSILVYALATGISAFSPSYEYLMILRFLVGVGIGGEFGIGMALVTETWPSKWRARAGSYVAVGFSIGALLASIVTLLVMPIWGWRGVMVVGVIPAALAVWSRLKIKEPAIFEENKSSGNKKFPLVYLFNTTTRAKATIGLWFMTAVQNFGYYGIMIWMPTALAKYHHYSLADTTEWELITTAGMIGGIILFGVLCDKIGRKPMYITLFLLTAIVIPIYFSISNPSIVLFGGFVLGAVVNGGMGGYGAILSEHFPTAARSTAENFIFGTGRGIGGGFGPLLIGLLAVHMSLYAALGFLFIVYPFAALFTWLLVPETKGIELPA, from the coding sequence ATGCTGGAGGCTGCAATTGAGAGAACGAACATAATTGAAGTTTCGCAAACAGAAAAAAGACGAAATATTTGGGCAGCTGGGTTAGGCTACTTAGCTGATGGCTTAGACCAACTTATTATTTCATATACGTTACCGGCAATTGTGGCCACTTTTGCACTAACGACCATTCAAGCTGGATCAATTGCTACAGCAACCATGATTGGTACATGGTTAGGGGCCTATGTCTTTGGCTTTTTAGCTGATTATTTTGGTAGAGTGAAAACTTTTACCTATTCTATTTTAGTGTATGCATTAGCAACAGGCATTTCAGCGTTTTCACCAAGTTATGAATATCTTATGATTTTACGATTTCTTGTTGGAGTTGGTATTGGAGGAGAGTTTGGTATTGGAATGGCACTTGTGACAGAAACTTGGCCAAGTAAGTGGCGTGCTCGTGCCGGATCGTATGTAGCAGTAGGTTTTAGTATAGGTGCATTATTAGCTTCAATCGTGACATTGTTGGTTATGCCAATTTGGGGTTGGCGGGGTGTGATGGTAGTAGGTGTAATTCCTGCTGCATTGGCAGTATGGTCTCGTTTAAAAATAAAAGAACCTGCAATTTTTGAAGAAAATAAAAGTAGCGGAAATAAAAAATTTCCTCTGGTCTATTTATTTAATACAACTACGCGTGCAAAGGCTACTATTGGACTTTGGTTTATGACTGCAGTTCAAAATTTTGGATATTATGGCATTATGATTTGGATGCCAACGGCACTTGCTAAGTACCATCATTATAGTTTGGCTGATACTACGGAATGGGAATTAATCACCACCGCGGGTATGATTGGCGGAATTATTTTATTTGGGGTACTTTGCGATAAAATTGGTCGCAAACCCATGTATATTACTTTATTTTTACTTACAGCAATTGTAATCCCGATTTATTTCTCTATTTCAAATCCAAGTATAGTGTTATTTGGTGGATTCGTACTTGGGGCAGTTGTCAACGGTGGGATGGGTGGATATGGTGCAATTTTATCAGAGCATTTTCCTACCGCAGCAAGATCAACTGCTGAAAATTTCATATTTGGTACAGGACGAGGAATCGGGGGTGGATTTGGCCCTCTTCTTATCGGTTTGCTTGCCGTGCATATGTCTTTATATGCAGCTCTAGGGTTCTTGTTTATTGTTTATCCATTTGCAGCATTATTTACTTGGCTTCTGGTTCCGGAAACAAAGGGTATAGAGTTACCAGCTTAA
- a CDS encoding ATP-binding protein — MFRDNRLTTALVDRLILHAYILAFTGESYRLKYCAV; from the coding sequence ATATTTAGAGACAACCGACTCACCACTGCACTTGTCGACCGATTGATACTCCATGCATACATCCTGGCCTTCACGGGCGAAAGCTACCGATTAAAATATTGTGCTGTCTAA
- a CDS encoding PucR family transcriptional regulator encodes MKVTVAEAMIVGGLAHCNIVAGKNGIDREIEYVTVMEVPDVIEWLNGKDFLLTSLYAIKDDIQAQSELVYQLVEKGCAALAIKTHRFFDEIPECILEAANNLKFPIIEIDKDVKYIDIITPLTGLILDKQSFDREHIENFFYVLSEMAMEGKNFSMLIEIIEKFIHNFVTLESEVSDVLLFRNTNSVITPLTISQRTALLKTKRALGMTRKLDGVVLPCIVAPIILNGELEGILTCWQTVRTFTQNDLSILERVIPLLSLQILEVRTKIEVEQKYKNDFMSEILLGNIPSDEEINEKSRLFHWDLSMDYVVSIFDIDHVKRLIENKLDNELSFQGFKQRGLKSIERLAQDKFRKVIIILWNDKFILLCPYDRYEDQVTIINHLKIEMEEIQKKLIKDIPEYTFTVGISRPYPGINGLREGYAEASKAIQLGRPIYGHNTCIYFGELGVYRILSLLKENLDVKLFYDETIGQLLTYDLTHDAHLTESLIAYFNRDFNVVDAAKDLFVHPNTIKYRLQRIEEVTGCCLQESEGRLKLHLGLKISKILN; translated from the coding sequence GTGAAAGTAACGGTTGCAGAAGCTATGATAGTTGGTGGCCTTGCACATTGTAATATAGTAGCAGGGAAAAATGGAATAGATAGAGAAATTGAGTATGTTACAGTGATGGAGGTTCCTGATGTAATTGAATGGTTAAATGGTAAGGATTTCTTACTTACTAGCCTATATGCAATTAAGGATGATATCCAAGCGCAGTCAGAATTGGTCTATCAACTGGTTGAAAAAGGCTGTGCTGCGCTTGCTATAAAAACCCATCGATTCTTTGATGAAATTCCAGAGTGCATACTCGAAGCGGCTAATAATTTAAAATTTCCGATTATTGAAATAGATAAAGATGTAAAATACATTGATATTATTACTCCTTTAACTGGGCTTATTTTAGATAAACAATCATTTGATCGAGAACATATAGAAAATTTCTTTTATGTATTGTCTGAAATGGCGATGGAAGGAAAAAATTTTTCAATGTTAATTGAAATTATTGAAAAATTTATTCACAATTTTGTTACTTTAGAATCGGAGGTCTCTGATGTTTTATTATTCAGGAATACAAATAGTGTTATTACACCTTTAACTATCAGTCAACGAACAGCATTGTTAAAAACAAAGCGTGCTTTGGGTATGACTCGTAAATTAGATGGAGTTGTATTACCGTGTATTGTTGCCCCAATTATATTGAATGGAGAATTAGAGGGTATTTTAACATGTTGGCAGACGGTAAGAACATTTACTCAAAATGATTTATCCATACTTGAACGTGTGATTCCACTTCTATCACTGCAAATTTTAGAAGTGAGAACAAAAATTGAAGTGGAACAAAAATATAAAAATGATTTTATGTCGGAGATTCTCTTGGGTAACATACCGTCTGATGAGGAGATAAATGAAAAATCACGATTATTTCACTGGGATTTATCAATGGATTATGTAGTGTCTATCTTTGATATAGATCACGTTAAGCGTTTGATTGAAAATAAGTTAGACAATGAATTATCTTTTCAAGGATTTAAACAAAGAGGATTGAAAAGTATTGAAAGACTAGCACAAGATAAATTTCGCAAAGTTATTATTATTTTATGGAATGATAAATTTATTTTGTTATGTCCTTATGATCGATATGAGGATCAAGTAACTATTATTAATCATCTTAAAATTGAAATGGAAGAAATACAAAAAAAATTAATAAAAGATATTCCTGAATACACCTTTACGGTAGGTATATCTAGACCATATCCTGGGATTAATGGTTTGCGCGAGGGATATGCTGAAGCTAGCAAGGCAATACAACTTGGACGCCCGATATATGGGCATAACACATGCATTTATTTTGGCGAATTGGGGGTATATAGGATTCTCTCCCTTTTAAAAGAGAACTTGGACGTAAAGTTATTTTATGACGAGACTATCGGTCAACTTTTGACGTACGATCTTACGCATGATGCGCATTTGACTGAAAGTTTAATTGCTTATTTTAATAGGGATTTTAATGTCGTTGATGCAGCGAAAGATTTATTTGTTCATCCTAATACAATTAAATATAGATTGCAAAGAATTGAAGAGGTTACAGGTTGTTGTCTGCAAGAATCGGAAGGAAGATTAAAACTTCATTTGGGATTAAAAATAAGTAAGATATTAAATTAA